The DNA sequence ACTTTTGAGTTTCTGGGAGAGAGAATTGCCACCCATATCCACGTACTCCCTTTCACCTGCACATGCCAAATTGTGTGGACTTTTTGCAAGTTGTTATAAAGGTATTACTGTTAATTGGGGCGGCAAAAATGTTTCTGGGCTTTTTTTCTAAGGATCTCAGCAAATCTTGAAAATAGCCTTAAGAAAAAGCCACTCGACTCTAAGCAAGATCTTGTGTTGCTTCTTGTAGTGGGaactgaaaaaaagaaaagaaaaactaaaataagttaaaagaagaacaagaaatcTCAACAGTGAACACACAACATTTGAGAAGTTCTTCACCAACCACCATTATTCTATAAATATGAGTCATATATAGtagaaattaattgaaaaataatagtaagatgtacggtctcgtttggttatacaatcatcttatttcatctcatctcatctcatctaattattataatttttttaaattctcacataaaatataataaataatttaactttttcaaatcttaaaataaaataatattaaaaaaattttatattttaataatattttattcaactttcatccgTCTTATCTGTGTAATCCGTCTTTAGAGTCCGTACCTAAAGAATTTGACTGCGGaagcagaatatatatatactcacatgCCGGCCACCAAATAAAACCCCAAACAAATAGGTTTCTAGATCTAGCAAGTTAAACACTCACGTGCGGTTGAAACTTGAGACTGCCATGTAACTAATTTAAGTATTAGTGTTAATAAAAAGTTATGGAATGTATTTCTTgtaaatatgattaattaaagtACTATTGCACTCTTTGATAGAAGAGTCTCGACTCTCAATACTGTTATTATAAATAGATCGATCAAGTTGGAGGGAACGCTAGCCTAACATGAAATACAAGCATATAATATActccacctatatatatatatatatatatatatatatatatgaagcctTACGAGgatataattaaatagagtaatgctatacatcatattctaattttattttcatcacatTATGTAAGATGTGTCACATTGATTATCAtcactcaataaaatattatctaataataataaatatatcacatcttatataatgagatgaaaatgagatgatagTATGGTGTATATAATTTTCCAAGTAAATAAACGAAAAGAATCCTTTGAAAAGTCTATGAAGTGTGTTCTAGTACTCAAGATCTTTCCTTGATTCTTGAACGTGAGATCTTGACTTAGGTACATACTATCATGAATGTGATTCAACTACatctttttgtttaaatttcttaCATTTGGTTCAACGCCTAGAAAGTAGAGATTGTAGcttaaaaaaatgaaccaataaaattgaaaaactaaatGTATGGATATAGATATAGAAACCAAGATCCAAAACATAAAATGCTTTCAAGGTTAAGCCATTATCTCAAACAAGTCTAAAAAGTCTTACAACCTCGAcgtgtcactacaagaaataagacattttgtaatgattttctGACTGTTGGAAATAAGATCGCTACAAAAAACCTTTAATTACAGTAAATTCTGAGTCGTCGCACAGTTCTAACATCAACTTTTCTAAATGTGAGTgcatctcattttttaatagaaactgCCTAGCTTGTTCTATTTTAATCAATTATAGGTGATAGATGAAGATAACTCTTCATGTAAAAATTGTGATTCTTTAAGTGTGTAAACAAGTACTGTTGAATGCCCTCGCTCTGCATGCGGTGCATGGATTGCTACTTGCTAGCAGTAGCCACCACATGCATGGGTAGGAAAAGATATCCTCAAATCTCCAAGGGCAGCTCACATTCCACCCTTCAATCTACCTTTCAGGCCGGGTGCGATCCTAGCCAATCATAAGCGAATGGTCATCTTTTAATGGAAAACATGCATATGCTTCTTCCATTAGCCTGATCAGCAGTATAGGACGCAGTCGAGTGTTTTTCAGAGAACACCGAGTATGTTAGGGTACGATCGGTCGAGACAACTATCTCCAATGCAACACTCTATGACTGATCCTCTATATAGTCACTGGTATTGTTGATCGAGTTTGGGTTTATGGATCGGACTCGGTTCCTCCGACCCATAGTGCAAGTGAGTCCTCTAACAGGCTCgaggtttggattaaaaaatctttcatctaattattgtaattttattaaatttttacttaaaatataataaataatttattttttttaaattctaaaataaaaataatattttatttaactttcatctcaactcattttatttcatctcaactcaatatccaaacctcCTCTTACTCAGTAGGGACTAATCCAACATATATCtaatacattaattatatatatatatatatatttatatataaaagacttgCTATGACAAAGAGTTGCCGGGGAAAGAAAGTTGTTCccatttatattaaatgttgaGCAGAAATGGCCGGGTTAGTGGTTGGTGGTTGGTGGTGGATGTGTCACACTTATTATGCAATTGTCAAAGTCTAAGTCAGGAAACATTATATTAATCttgaatttagaatttaatcTCATAAAAAATAGGCACCATACGATCGACCACCATTCTTGACATTGGTAAGGAGAAAATAGgttttattcatattatatagaCATTCGAGGAGACTATATATGCATTAAGAAAGGTCAACAAGTGTCATTGTAACAAGTGCCATTGTGTCTTGGCCCAGCCAGTACAACACGAGCAATCATGTCacaatttttatcattaaattaaaGTAGGATGGAGGATGGATTGCTGCAACTATGAAAGTAATACAAATACACTAgcaaggtcttttttttttctttttttttttttcagatgcTTGAATTTATCGATCGCGGTAATGTTCCTTTCAGATTGTCTCAAATTTCAACGGGAGCCAATGgaaaaatcaatgaaaaatgatattttgtctACTTAATTTGTCTTCTCATTTTGAcatctcatgtattttaatttttttttaatttttttctttagttaatagttaaggataagggtgtaaatttaaaacgGAAAACTGGTCCGgaccggttcctatattatgaaaaccgacCGGATTCAGTCCGATTTCGGTTCCGTAGTTTCCGAGATCTGACCGGAccagttggaaaaaatatatatatatataaattaattttatatattatacaaaatatttatatatataagttttatatattaatatataattatatatcatatatgaaataattacatattataatttataaattataacataaaatgttaatcttaaatatgaatatttgtaatttgtttgatcatatgttattaacataattatataaaagataatgttattataatttataaaataaaagtttaatcttaaagatgaaaattaaattgatcATATgactttaaacataatatatatattattataacatattatataataatcatatgttttttacatAGGGGACATTTTAGTAGGAGGGTAcgtaatcattttttaaaaatgtaaaaccggtacataccggttcggtcctagattttgtctaaaaccggaccgaaccggaccggttacactcctagttaaggaattgattattagtatattgatatttttttatattttttaaaaatattttaaaataataaaaaaatgaaaaaaagtaaaaaaaaaataaaaagatcaattTAGCCTAGCGGTCACTTGGAACAGACTACTCTTAGCGGCAAGTAGCACCACTCAAAACCAATTTTTAACTTTGCTCACGTCAATTTTTATAGAGTGTTTTTGgattaaatgttttaattagaaaaaaaattagacacaaaataaaatcttatatataatatctttgctcaaaactctcaaataatattgtaaagttCAATCTTTCATGTATCTATATTTTTGCTTGAAAAAGGATCCGAAAGTCAACATTCAGCAGCTTGAAAATTGGGCAGTAAACGACACAAACTATCGTGGCAATGTCAACAATGTGTACAGGTTCTCCCACTAACGACGACTCGCACTGATCAGTACCACAATaccatgcataaaaattaactttataaaaGCAAAGTAGTGATCAAGCAGACGCTTTCAAAAACCCTCCCAACCTTGATCTAGCTCTAGCCCAGGCAGCCATGGTGGAGAGGGATCAAGCCAGACCTCTAGCCCCATCAACTGACCGCCCGAGCAGCGACAATGATGAGGCTGCCCTACATATTCAGAAACTCCGTCGCAAAAGGTGCGTCAAATGGTGCGGGTGCGTAGCAGCCCTCTTGCTAATTCAAGCCGTGGTGATCTTGATCCTTATATTCACTGTTTTTCGCGTCAAGGATCCAGTCATTAAGATGAACGGGATCACAGTCACCAAGCTCGAGCTAATCAACGGCACGACTCCTAAACCCGGCACGAACATGTCTTTAACAGCAGATGTATCCGTGAAAAATCCCAACGTGGCATCTTTCAAATACAAGAACACCACCACAACTTTGTTTTACAACGGCACGATGGTCGGCGAGGCACGAGGGCCACCCGGCCAGGCCAAGCCAAGACGAACCATGAGGATGAACATCACGGTGGATATTATCACCGATCAGCTCTTGTCCAATCCGAACTTGGCAGCGGATGTGAAGTCGGAGGTGTTGTCAATGAGTAGCTATTCAAGAATACCAGGGAGAGTGAAAATGATAGGTATTATCAAGAAACATGTGGTTGTGAAAATGAATTGCACTTTTACGGTTAATATCACAAGCCAGGCAATACAAAGTCAGAAGTGCAAGCGGAAGGTTAGCCTTTAGGGTGATAGATCATAGAGTAGATTATTTGTAACTtaatacatgttgcagtggtacTTATAGCTAAGTGGCCTGATGGTGTTATTTGTAGCAGATATTTACCTTACCTCATCTATTCATATATCTTTTGtgcataattaataattaatattagtgtgtgtatatatatatatatatatcattgctgacttcatatatatatatagctgatcaaattaattatcattttaagaaaaattttatttgcaagttGCAGAGAATACATCATTTATAGTACTGctgatttgatataatttgatttgtaaaaaaaattaaaaaataaaattattggttttatatCCTTATCTTTGCATGTCATGATCATCTGGCAAAAGAAAACAACCTCTATATATACATGCCATTGAAATATGAACATATAGCATGCAGCAACATGAAAGCCTAATTTAGGGCCTATAAGAAAGATGAGTATTTGTGACTATTATcttatgataaaaatgattatttacgataaaaatagatttac is a window from the Juglans regia cultivar Chandler chromosome 7, Walnut 2.0, whole genome shotgun sequence genome containing:
- the LOC109009171 gene encoding uncharacterized protein LOC109009171 → MVERDQARPLAPSTDRPSSDNDEAALHIQKLRRKRCVKWCGCVAALLLIQAVVILILIFTVFRVKDPVIKMNGITVTKLELINGTTPKPGTNMSLTADVSVKNPNVASFKYKNTTTTLFYNGTMVGEARGPPGQAKPRRTMRMNITVDIITDQLLSNPNLAADVKSEVLSMSSYSRIPGRVKMIGIIKKHVVVKMNCTFTVNITSQAIQSQKCKRKVSL